The Acanthochromis polyacanthus isolate Apoly-LR-REF ecotype Palm Island chromosome 2, KAUST_Apoly_ChrSc, whole genome shotgun sequence genome contains a region encoding:
- the LOC110955150 gene encoding NLR family CARD domain-containing protein 3-like has translation MERIQEKRPSESRCESPQDDGSKDGFKDEPQSLEKNIQQQKPSSSCVSMQSDRSKGRLIDYKDRHVSVERSLEKSNQNTNQPISIQQQRPSSSCVSMQSDRSKGRLIDYQDRHVSEPEASADPTEKHQTDLETTFMLLEETVVTFVKKEMKIFQKLLSPDGEDSKAQNENEDVKEEESISNRDALLKITLHVLRKMKQEKLADTLQSKAVVPIVQQKLKSHLKEKFQRLYEGTAKAGNPTLLNDVYTELYISEGGSGEVNNEHEIREIETNFRKQSRSKGVKKCDDIFQPSPDKDHRPIRTVLTKGMAGIGKTVLTHKFSLDWAEDKTNHNIQFLFPFSFRELNLLSGKKYSLTDLLHLFFTETREAEICRFDQSQVVFIFDGLDECRLPLDFHNNQILADVTEASTVDVLLTNLIRGKLLPSARLWITTRPAAANQIPPELVDMVTEVRGFTDTQKNEYFRKRFREEEQTDKIISHVKASRSLHIMCHIPVFCWITASVLDRVLRADERGELPKTLTQMYIHFLVVQSKIGNVKFHGASETDPVWNPETCKMILSLGKLAFEQLQKGNLIFYESDLIECGIDIRAASLYSGVFTEIFREECGLHQDKVFCFVHLSFHEFLAALYVFVTFVNSGVNLMSEQPSVSGWWPKLFRSTEKSMFQSAVDKALDSPNGHLDLFLRFLLGFSLENNQSLLQGLLKETECDSHAIWETVQYIKEKIRKNPSPERCINLFHCLNELNEHSLVEEIQQSLNSGSLSTNKLSPAQWSALVFILLSSEKDLDVFDLREYSAAEEGLLRLLPVVHVSKKSLLSGCNLTERSCEALATVLSSPSSSLRELDLSNNDLQDSGMKFLSAGLGSAHCKLRSLRLSGCQIAQEGFAALAAALITNPSHLKELDLNYNHPGESGVKWLSTALRDPRLKLVKFSMEHGGVKRLTSGPRKYACKFSLDLNTAHQNLALSEDIRKVTAVEEEQLHPEHPDRFNHWKQVLCREGLTGCCYWEVDWKGWVNIGVAYRGIRRKGEDDDCWIGQNDKSWSLLRCENKYSACHSNRRTVVTVPSSFNSGRMAVYLDWPAGSLSFYRVSSDTLVHLHTFNTTFTEPLYPAFGFEKCKSSVSLCRI, from the exons AAAGATGAACCGCAGTCTTTAGAAAAGAA catccagcagcagaaaccatcctccagctgtgtgtccatgCAGAGCGACCGCTCAAAAGGCAGACTGATTGATTATAAAGACAGACACGTCTCTGTGGAAAGGAG tctTGAGAAATCCAATCAGAACaccaatcagccaatcagcatccagcagcagagaccatcctccagctgtgtgtccatgCAGAGCGACCGGTCTAAAGGCAGACTGATTGATTATCAAGACAGACACGTCTCT GAACCAGAGGCCAGCGCTGACCCGACTGAGAAGCATCAAACAGATCTGGAGACCACGTTTATG ctgCTTGAGGAAACTGTTGTCACCTTTGTGAAGAAAGAGATGAAAATCTTCCAGAAGCTTCTCAGTCCAGATGGTGAAGATTCAAAGGctcagaatgaaaatgaagatgTGAAGGAAGAAGAGAGCATCAGCAACAGAGACGCTCTCCTGAAGATCACACTGCACGTCCTGAGAAAAATGAAGCAGGAAAAGCTGGCCGACactctgcagagca AAGCTGTTGTTCCAATAgtccaacaaaaactgaaatctcaTCTGAAAGAGAAGTTCCAGAGGTTGTATGAAGGAACTGCTAAAGCAGGAAACCCAACACTTCTGAATGAtgtctacacagagctgtacatctcAGAGGGAGGGAGTGGAGAGGTCAATAACGAACACGAGATCAGGGAGATTGAAACAAACTTCAGAAAACAATCCAGATCAAAAGGTGTGAAGAAATGTGATGACATCTTTCAACCTTCACCTGACAAAGATCATCGACCAATCAGAACGGTGCTGACTAAAGGAATGGCCGGCATCGGGAAAACCGTCTTAACCCATAAGTTCagtctggactgggctgaagacaaaaccaACCACAACATTCAGTTCCTGTTTCCGTTCTCCTTCAGAGAGCTGAATTTACTGAGTGGAAAAAAGTACAGCTTGACTGACCTTCTTCATCTCTTCTTCACTGAGACCAGAGAAGCAGAAATTTGCAGATTTGATCAGTCCCAGGTTGTGttcatctttgacggtctggatgagtgtcgccttcctctggacttccacaacaatcaGATCCTGGCTGATGTGACCGAGGCCTCCAcggtggatgtgctgctgacaaacctgatcagggggaagctgcttccttctgctcgcctctggataaccacacggcctgcagcagccaatcagatccctcctgagtTGGTTGACATGGTGACAGAGGTCAGAGGCTTCACTGATACCCAGAAGAACGAGTATttcaggaagagattcagagaggaggaacagacagacaaaatcATCTCCCATGTGAAGgcatcacgaagcctccacatcatgtgtcaCATCCCAGtcttctgctggatcactgcttcGGTTCTGGACCGTGTGTTGAGAGCAGACGAGAGAGGAGAGTTACCCAAGACCCTGACTCAGATGTACATCCACTTCCTGGTGGTTCAGTCCAAAATAGGAAATGTTAAGTTTCATGGAGCATCTGAGACAGATCCGGTCTGGAACCCTGAAACCTGCAAGATGATTctgtctctgggaaaactggcttttgagcagctgcagaaaggaaacctgatcttctatgaatCAGACCTGATAGAGTGCGGCATCGATATCAGAGCAGCTTCACTGTACTCTGGAGTGTTCACAGAGATCTTTAGAGAGGAGTGTGGGCTgcaccaggacaaggtgttctgctttgtgcATCTGAGCTTCCacgagtttctggctgctctgtACGTCTTCGTGACATTCGTCAACTCTGGAGTCAACCTGATGTCAGAACAACCATCAGTGTCCGGGTGGTGGCCAAAGTTATTCAGATCAACTGAGAAATCGATGTTTCAGAGTGCTGTAGACAAAGCCTTGGACAGTCCcaacggacacctggacttgttcctccGGTTCCTCCTGGGTTTCTCCCTGGAAAACAATCAGAGTCTTCTACAAGGTCTGTTGAAGGAGACAGAATGTGACTCGCATGCAATTTGGGAAACAGTACAGTACATCAAGGAAAAGATCAGGAAGAATCCATCTCCAGAGAGgtgcatcaatctgttccactgccTGAATGAGCTGAATGAGCATTCTCtggtggaggagatccaacagtccctgaatTCAGGAAGTCTCTCCACAAAcaaactgtctcctgctcagtggtcagctctggtcttCATCCTCCTGTCATCAGAAAAAGACCTGGATGTGTTTGACTTGAGGGAGTATTCTGCTGCAGAGGAAGGTCTCTTGAGGCTGTTGCCAGTGGTCCATGTCTCCAAAAAATCCCT GTTAAGTGGCTGCAACCTGACTGAAAGAAGCTGTGAAGCTCTGGCAACTGTTCTCAGCTCTCCATCCTCCAGTctaagagagctggacctgagtaacaacGATCTGCAGGACTCAGGAATGAAGTTCCTCTCAGCTGGACTGGGTAGTGCACACTGTAAACTGAGGTCTCTTAG ACTGTCAGGCTGTCAGATCGCTCAGGAAGGCTTTGCTGCTCTGGCTGCAGCTCTGATCACCAACCCATCACATCTGAAAGAGCTGGACCTGaactacaaccatccaggagagtCAGGAGTGAAGTGGCTCTCCACTGCCCTGAGGGATCCACGTTTGAAACTGGTTAAATTCAG CATGGAACACGGTGGAGTGAAGAGACTGACATCAGGTCCAAGGAAGT ATGCCTGTAAATTCAGTCTGGACCTAAACACAGCACACCAGAACCTCGCTCTGTCTGAAGACATCAGAAAGGTGACAgcagtggaggaggagcagcttcACCCTGAACATCCAGACAGGTTCAACCACTGGAAGCAGGTTCTGTGCAGAGAAGGTCTGACTGGATGCTGCTACTGGGAGGTGGACTGGAAAGGATGGGTCAACATAGGAGTGGCCTACAGAGGAATCAGGAGGAAAGGGGAGGACGACGACTGCTGGATCGGACAGAATGACAAGTCGTGGAGTCTGCTGCGGTGTGAGAATAAGTACTCTGCCTGCCACAGCAACAGGAGAACCGTCGTAACTGTCCCCTCGTCTTTCAACTCTGGCAGAATGGCAGTTTACCTGGACTGGCCTGCTGgctctctgtccttctacagagtctcttCAGACACTCTGGTCCACCTTCACACCTTCAACACAACATTCACCGAACCTCTGTACCCTGCGTTTGGGTTCGAGAAGTGTAAATCCTCAGTTTCTTTGTGTCGGATCTAA